From the genome of Rhizobium indicum:
GGTTCCCTCGATGCACAATCCGACCGTCGTCACCATGAGCGAGGCTCGCCGGCGGGAATTGGTCGACGTCGCGGAGAAGCACGATCTCGTCATCATCGAGGACGATGTCTATGGACCGATGCTCGGGACCCGCGCAAGCGCCCTGATCACGCTTGCTCCAACCAGAACCTACCATATATCGGCACTCTCCAAGGCGCTGGCGCCGGGTCTGCGCGTCGGCTATCTCTTGTGCCCGCCCGGCCGGGCGCTGCTGTCTGCCGAGGCGGTCCGCACAACCGCCTGGATGCCCTCTCCGCTACCGCTGCTGCTTGCGACCCGCTGGCTGGAAGACGGCACGGCCGAAGCGATCCTGAAGGCCCAGCTTGCGGAGCTGCGCGCGCGCCATGCGATCGTCACGACGATCCTTGCCGGCCATTCGTTCTCCGCCGATCCGCGCTGCATGTTTTTATGGCTGAGGTTGCCGGCCCCTTGGCGATGCGAGGATTTTGCCGCCAATCTGCGTGCCCATGGCGTTGCCGTCATGGCCGCCACCGCCTTTGCCTGTGACCGCCAGCCGGTCGAGCATGCCGTTCGCGTCAATGTCGGCTGCGCATCGTCGCGGGACGAACTTGCAACGGCGCTACGCATCATCGCCGCCACGCTGAACGATCGTCCCCGCGCTCTGGCGGGCCTGGTCTAGCCGATGAACAAGCCGTTGCCGGAGCTTCAGCCCTTGCCCGACGCCGAGCGTCGGCATGTGGCCGTTGTCGGTGCAGGACTGGTCGGCCTCTGTTCGGCCCTCTGGCTGCAAAGAATGGGGCATCGGATCACGATTGTCGATCCGGCGCCGCCCTTGGGCGATACATCCTACAGGCAGGCCTGTTCCTATGGGAACGCCTGCACCTTTGCCCCGCACGGCGTCGTTCCCGTCGCGACGTCAGGCGTCATCTGGCGAGTGCCTGGCATGCTACTCAATCCCCTCGGTCCGCTGGCGATCGTCTGGAGATACCTGCCGCAACTGGTCCCGTGGCTGCGCGCCTTCCTGGCATCGAGCACGAAAGCCGAGGTCGAGCGGATCGCCGGCACCCTGGCGGTGCTGCTTTCCCACGCCGATGCTGCCTGGCAACCGCTTGTGACGCAGGCAGGCGCCGAACGGCTGAAGCGGCATGACGGCTGCCTGTATCTCTACAAGAGCGAAGCGCAATTCCGGGCGGCTGACGCCGAGAACGGGCTGCGTGAACGCCATGGCGTCGCCATGGACCGGCTGGACCGAGCCGATATCCAGGGTATGGAGCCCAATCTTGCGCCGCTGTACCACAAGGGCGTGCTGTTCCGTGACGCCTATGTGTTTTCCAGCCCCAGGCAACTCGCTTTCGCGCTCGCCCAGGCTGTTATAAGCGGCGGCGGGGAGATCGTCCGCGGCGAGGTCTCGGCCATTGAGCCGTGTGACAATGGCATCTGCCTGCGGATCGCGGACAAGCAAATCCTGACGGACCACGCCCTCGTGGCCGCCGGCGCCCATTCGCGCAAGCTGACCGCATCGACAGGCGATCGTGTCCTGCTCGACACCGAGCGCGGTTATCACGTCTTGTTCCCGCAAGCGGGCCATCTGCTGTCGCGCCCGGTCTGCTATCCCGAACACGGCTTCTACATGGTGCCGATGGCAGATGGATTGCGCGCGGCCGGAACCGTCGAACTCGGCGGGCTTGCCGCTCCGTTGAACCCCAAACGGACCGCGATGATCCGTGACGGCGTGAAAATGCTCCTGCCGGCGGCCGGACAGGGCAGCGACGAGTGGTTGGGTTTTCGCCCGTCCATGCCGGATTCACTTCCGGTGATCGGCAGATCCCGGCACTTGCCCCGCGTCACCTACGCCTTCGGCCACGGCCATCTCGGCCTGACGCTGTCGGCTCTGACCGGCTATCTCGTTTCCCAGCTGGTCGCGGGACAGACCCCGGCTGTCGATCTGACGCCCCTGCGTCCCGACCGGTTCTAAACCGGGTGCATAGAAGGCGGCTCATGCGTCGGCGCTCTTTTCTTCGGTTGGACTGAGCCACACACGAACAGGCATGTGAAGGCAAAGTCCCTATCACTCGAACCTTGAATGTAAGGAAAAATTCCATTACTTTTGTATTGGTTTAAAGTAGGAGATTTTCCATGGCTTCCCTTGCCGTCACAATGAAAGGGCAAATCACGCTGAGACGGGACTTGCTGACGCACCTTGGGGTCAAACCGGGGGAGCGGATCGAATTCGACAAGCTGCCTGGGGGCGAGCTGCGGGTAAAGGCCGCTCGTCCAACGGGGACAATCGACGATTTTATTGGTCGGCATGCTGGCAAGACGAAAAAGCCGTTGACCATCGAAGAGATGAACGAAATCGCGGCTTCGGGCTGGGCCGGAGAGGAGTGAAAGTCTCAGTCGATACCAACATTCTTGTTCGGGCAGTCCTGCAGGATGATGCTGAGCAGGGGAGGGCAGCGGCAAAACTTCTCAAGGAAGCATCGCTGATCGCGGTTTCCCTGTCGAGCTTGTGTGAACTGGTCTGGATACTGCGTCGAGGAGCCAGGCTATCAAAGGAAGATGTTTCACAGACGATCCACGATCTACTCAACGCGGGCAATGTGGCAATGAACCGCCCTGCGGTCGAAGCAGGACTGGCCATGCTGGAGGCGGGTGGCGATTTCGCGGATGGTGTGATTGCCCATGAAGGAGCATGGCTTGGCGGCGAGAGCTTCGTGTCTTTCGACAAGCAGGCGGTCGAACTGGTAATTCGCCAAGGCCAACCCGCGCGTCTTCTCGCCTGACACTCCACAGGCTTATCAGCGAGATGTTGGCCCGGGCGCTTTTCGTCTGATGCTGATCGGGCCGATGCCGAACGGCGTGCGCTCGCCTCAGAACCGATGTTCCGCTCCTTCGACCGGATTTGCCCAGACCGTCATTCCAGGCGCAAACGGCGTCTCGCCTTCGGCGCGCACCACCATCTCGCCGAGTTCGGGAACGTCGAGGTAGAGGATCGCGTCAGCGCCAAGCCGCTCGAGATGCCGAATCCTGCCCTGCCATTGCCCGGCACTTTCCGAAAGCCTGATATGCTCAGGGCGGATGCCATAGGTCGTGCAGTTCAATCGCCGCGCTATCTCGCCGCCATAGAGGTTCATCTTCGGGCTGCCGATGAAGCCGGCGACGAATGGTGTCGCGGGATTGCGGTAGAGTTCCATTGGACTGCCGATCTGTTCGACCGCGCCGCCCTTCAGGACAACGATCTTATCCGCCATCGTCATGGCTTCGACTTGGTCGTGGGTGACATAGATCATCGTCGATTTCAGGCGGGCGTGCAGATCGGCGATCTCAAGGCGCATCTGGGCTCTGAGCGAAGCGTCCAGATTGGATAGTGGCTCGTCGAACAGGAAGACCTTGGGATCGCGGATGATCGCGCGGCCGATGGCGACGCGCTGCCTCTGGCCGCCGGAGAGTGCCTTCGGCTTTCTCTCCAGCAACTGGGTGAGCTGCAGGGTTTCAGCCGTCGCCGCAACCTTGGCGGCGATTTCCGCCTTTGGGCGGCGGGCGAGTGAAAGGCCGAAGCCGATATTCTCTGCCACGGTCATGTGTGGGTAAAGCGCGTAGCTCTGGAATACCATGGCAATGCCGCGCTCCGAGGGTTCGGCATAGGTCACGTCCTTGCCGCCGATGGTCAGCGCGCCTGACGTCGTTTCCTCCAGGCCGGCGATGATCCGCAGCAGCGTCGACTTTCCGCATCCAGACGGGCCGACGAAAACGACGAACTCGCCGGAGGCAACCTCCAGATCGATCCCCTTGATGACTTCGAGGGCGCCAAAGCTCTTGCGAACCTGTTTGAGAGTGAGCTCAGCCATTCTGCTACCCTTTGACTGCGCCGGCCGTCATGCCCGCGACGATCTGCCGGTTGAAGAAGATGAAGACGATCAGCGGCGGGATCGTCACGAGGAGGATGTTCATGAACAGGAGATTGTACTGGCTCGTGTACATGCTCTGGAAGTTATAGAGCGTCAGCTGCACCGTCACGTTCTCCTTGCCTGGAAGATAGTAGAGCGGGTTGGTGAAATCGTTGAAGATCGCGATCGACTGGACGACGATGTTGGTGACGGTCACCGGCTTCAAAAGCGGCAGGATCACCCTGAAGAAAATCTGCCGCGGCTTGGCGCCGTCGATCAGCGCCGCCTCGTCGAGGTCGCGTGGTATGGTCGAAATGAACGACCGGTAGAGCAATGTCGAGAAAGAGAGATTATAGGCGACCTGGATCAGGATCATCCCGGTCATGGTCTTGAAGAGACCGATCTCCTGCAAGAGGCCGATGGTGGGCACGACGGCTGGCGGCATCATCAGACCCATGAACAGGGCAATGGAGGCCACCTTGTTCCAGACGGTCTTGCGACGCTGCATCACATATCCGACCATCGCCGACAGCAGGATCAGGATCGTGACGGAGGCCACGGTGATCAGCGTGGAGTTGAAATAGGCGAGTGCGAGCTGGTAGTCGCGCGCCTTGAAGACGGCGATCAGATTATCCCAGAACAGCCAATACTCGGGCAATTCGAAATCGAGGCGAGAGGCTTCGGATTTCGATTTGACCGCCTGGAGAGCGACGAAAACGAAGGGCATGACGAAGATGACGGCCGCCACCGCAAGGGCTATCGCGCCGGTCACGTAAGGGCGGACGCTCCTCATTCCTCGACCTCGCGCCGGTTGAACCACAGGGTGAATGGCAGGATGATTACGGCGATCAGCGCAAACAGGATAACGTTTCCGGCCGTCGACAGGCCGTAGAAACCCGCCTGGTACTGTTTGTAGATGACCGAGGCGATCACATCGGAGGAGAAACCAGGCCCGCCGCGGGTCATCGCCCATATCAGGTCAAAGGATCGAAGCCCGCCGATCAGCGACAATGTCACTACGATGACAGTGGCGGGACGCACGAGCGGCAGGGTGATCCGGAAAAATTGCTGGAGACGCGTGGCGCCGTCAATCCTCGCGGCCTCATAATAATCGGGGCGGATCGCGGCAAGCCCGGCGATGAAGATCAAGGTGGCGAGGCCGACACCCTTCCAGACGTCGACCAAAGCCACCGAAAAAAGCGCCAGCGCCGGATTGGTGAGCCATCCAGGTCCCGGAATGCCGAGCGTTTCGAGCGTGACATTGATGATGCCCCTGGTCGGATGCATCATCACCGTGAAGGTGATGCCGATGCCGATCGTCGAGACCAGGACGGGAAAGAAGACCAGCGTGCGCAGGAAGCCGCGGGCGAAGATATTGCTGGTCAGCAGCACGGCAAGCAGCAGCCCGCAGACCGTCTTCAGGCCGCAGGTCGTCACCGCGTAGATCAGTGTGTTGACGAGCCCCTTGACTAGGAAGGGTTCGGAAAAGAATTGCCGGAAGTTCTCGAGTCCGATGAATTCAGCCGTCGAAAGGTCCCATCGCGTCAGGCTGAACCAGAGTGACGAGACCGTGGGAACCAGAAACAGCACGCCGTAGATGATTGCGGCCGGAATGAAAAACCACAGCGGGTAGGGCGATTTGCGCGAGCGGGGGCGTGTCTCTGTCATGACTACCTCTTCGATCGGGTGGAACCTCGCCCCTCGGAGCGAGGTCAACTAGCCCGATAGACCGCTACCAGTTGGGCAGGCCGAGTTGCTTGGCCTGTTTGCGCACATCGTCGTCATAGAGTTTTGCCGCGTCGGCAGGCTGGCGAATACCGGAGCCAACCTCGACGGTGATCTGCTCGAGAGCCGGCCCCTTGACCGGCGAAACAAATTCCAGCGCCGGGGTCGTCTTGTCCTTGGCCTCGAAATAGGGAAGCATGTCCTTCACCGCGGGCGGTACGTCGGCAGGCAAACCGCAGCCGTCGATCAAGGGAGGCCCTTGCACGGTGTTGGTTTCCACCATGATCTTGCAGCCTTCGGCGCTTCCTGCGAAATCCACGAATTTCTTCGCTTCCTCTGCGTGCTGACTGGTAAGGGGAATGTAGAGGGCGGGCGGCATCCAGACCGTCAGGCCATTCGTCGCCGCGTCGTCGCTCGGCTGCGCGAAGAAACCGACATCTGCGAGGTTCTCGGGATAATTCTGCTTGAGCGCGCCGATTGCGAAGCTCAGCATTGGATAATGCGCTGCCTCGCCCGTTGCCACCATTCTGAGGCCATCGTCATAGCTTGCCGCGCCGAAATCCTCGTTCATCAGGCCAGCGTCGTGAACGTCCTTCAGCCGTTCGAAGCCTTTCATGGCCGCCGGCGTCTCTGCGTATTTCGCCTTGTTGGCAGTGTAGTCGGCGGCGAAGTTCGGCACGGCGGCATGGAGGTTGTAATAGTCCGCCAGAACGAATAACTGCGAGGTCCAGGTATCGCGATAGGTCTGCGCCACGGCGACCTTGCCTGATGCCTTGACCTTTGCGTTGTTCGCCATGAAGTCCGCCCATGTCTTAGGGACTGACAGGCCGAGGTCCTGGTAGATTTTCCTGTTGTAGAGGATGCCCCCCGCCATCGCCGTGCCGAAGGGAACACCGTAGAGCTTGCCGTCGGCGCGGACGACCGACTTGAAGCCTTCGTCCACCTTCGCCTGCGACGCAAGACCGCTCAGATCGACAAGCGTCTGCGCGGGTTTCAGCGCCTGGAGCAGCGAGCCGGAATTATAGAGAAACACGTCGGACATCTCGCCCGTCGCCAGGCGCGTCTTGATGATGTTGTCACCCTCGCCACCTCCTGCCCGCGGCTCGATTTCGATCGTCACGTCAGGCGCCTTTGTCTGATAGGCGGCAACCAGTGCCTCGGCCGCCGCGACCGTGTCCGGGTTATTGTCGATCAGGAATGACAGCGTGGTTTCTGCATGCGACGGACCGGCCGCGACCAGCGCCAAAAGCGCGGACGCGCCCGCAAGAATGAGCTTTATCCGATGTGTCATGACGTTCCTCCTCTGAACGGTGTGACGTGTATGCTCCTCAGGAAGTGGGTAGGGAAAAGACCAGTCGGTGCGTCCCAGAGGGAAGAATGGCTTCCTCGACAACAGGCTCTCCGTTGAGCGACGGGTTTTGATGCCGTTTTCCGGGCCGGAACCGGCCGATGCAGCCCTCCGGAAGGGTCAGCACATAGGTGACCTTGTTGCCGTCGCACTGCCAGCCGGCCTCGATGCGCCCCTGGCTGATATCATGATGGGCCGATACCGGCGAAAGCGACGGAATCGGCGCCGGATCGACGATCACCTCGGCAAATCCGGGTGCGCTCGGGTTCGGCGAAATTCCGGCGACGCTTTCGAACAGCCATTGGCAGACAGCGCCATAGGCATAATGGTTGTAGCTGTTCATGTCGGGTTCGTAGATGGTGCCGTCAGGCGCCATGGAATCCCAGCGCTCCCAGATCGTCGTCGCCCCTTTTGACACCTGGTAGAGCCAGCCCGGCACATCCTCCTGCAAGAAGACCTTTTCTGCCAGATCGTCCATGCCGAGCTTCGTCAGCGCCGGCAGCAGGGCGGGCGTGCCGATGAAACCGGTGCCGATCTTGTAGTCGGCATCGATGATCACCTGCCGGAAATGCTGCTGTGCAGCTTGCCTGTGCTCTGCCGGTATCAGGTTGTGAAGGAAGGCCAGGGCGTAGGATGTCTGGTCGTTGTGGGCAAGCCGTCCCGCGGGCGTGATGAACTCGTTGGAAAATGTCAGCCGGATCTCGTTTGCGCGCTGTTTCATCTTTTCTTCAAGGGCATGCTCGCCGAGAGTGGCTGCGATCCTTGCCAGAAGGTCGGTCGAGATGAAGTGATAGAGCGTGGCCGCGCAGTCGTCGGCGATCGTCGGACGAGGCTTCCTGTTGTCGCCGACCGGCTGCAGCCAGTCGCCGAAGGTGAAACCTCGGTCGCCCCAACGCGAGGGCGGACGCACGAGCGGACCATCCGAGATTGACCAGACGAAATCGACCCAGCGCACCATCGAATCCAGGCACTCCGACAGAACGGCCCGGTCGCCGTAATGGGTATAGAGTACCCAGGGGATGACGACGATCGCGTCGCCCCAGCCGGTCGAGCCGGCATAGCCCGGGAAATTGGCCGGATGCAAGCGCGTCGGATCCGGCGAAAAATGTGAGACGGCGCCATCCTCGCGCTGATCGGCCATCACATCGCGCAGATACTTCCTTAGGAAGGATTGGCTGTCGCTCAGCCAGCATGCGGTTGCGGCAAAGACCTGGGCGTCGCCCGTCCAGCCCAGGCGTTCGTCGCGCTGCGGGCAATCGGTCGGCACTTCGACGAAATTGGCGCGCTGCGACCAGATGGTATTTTCGACGAGGCGATTGACCAGTGCATTGCCAGAGGTGAAACCGCCGGCAGGCTCGGGCACCGACGAGATCGGGATGGACGCGATTACAAGAATCTTCGCATCGCCCTTGATCGTCACCCTGGCATAACGGAAGCCGTGGAAGGTGAAATGCGGCGCGTAGGTCTCGTCGCCGTCTCCCCGCAGCGTGTAGACGGTATGTGCGGCGGCCGTGCGATAGTTGCGATTGTCGAAATGACGGTTGGGACCGAGAACTTCCGAATGCTCCACCCGGACTTCGGCACCGGCAGTGCCCCGGACCGTATATCTGATGTAGCCGCCGGCATTCTGGCCGAAATCATAGATCTTCCTGCCCTCATCGTCGGTCCAGTTTTCGACCGCGGCGAGTGGCCGCATCTCGCGCACCGCAGCAGTTTCATGCGCGACGAGCAGCTCTCTGTCGAAGGGCAATCTCTCGGTGCCGTGGGTCTCGACGTAGTTTTCCTGGCGGGCGTCGTAGACTTCGCCGAAATAGATCCCTGACTTCAGGATCGGCAGAACACCGCTTCGCCATGTGGTGTCGGTGGAAAGAACGGTGCCATCAGCTCCGATCAGATCCGCAATGGCGCCGATCCTGTCGCCCCAGCAATTCGGGATCGCCTGGGCGCCCCACATCAAAGGCGATCGGTACCATCCGTCGGCAAGCCAGATCTCGATGCGGTTGAGGCCCGGCTTGAGCAGGTTCGAGATGTCGTATCGCTGATAGGCAAGGCGATCGTCGTAGTTCGTCCAACCTGGGGTCAACAGGTCGCTGCCGACGCGAACGCCGTTGATGAAGCAGCGGTAGAGGCCAAGTGCGGAGATAAAGAGCTCGACGGGAAGCTTGGCGCCATCATGTTCGAAAGTCTTGGAGACGAAGCTTGCGGCCGTTCCCTGACCGCCATCCGATAGCGGCGCGATCATGTCCCCAGACCAGACGCGCGAAACGAGGTTGCCGCTGATGGCTGCCGGCTGAAAGTTCATCAAGTCCTCCCGACGATTTGTAGAACGTTCTCCATATAACGTTCTACATTTTCTTCGGAAGCGCAATAGAATTTTCGTTGTCAGTCTGCCATGGTGGTTCTGCGGGCGATGTTGACGATCCGCAGCAAGCTAGAGATTTCATGTCAATCGAAGAAAAACAAAAGCCGCAACGAAACGATCGC
Proteins encoded in this window:
- a CDS encoding type II toxin-antitoxin system VapC family toxin; the protein is MKVSVDTNILVRAVLQDDAEQGRAAAKLLKEASLIAVSLSSLCELVWILRRGARLSKEDVSQTIHDLLNAGNVAMNRPAVEAGLAMLEAGGDFADGVIAHEGAWLGGESFVSFDKQAVELVIRQGQPARLLA
- a CDS encoding AbrB/MazE/SpoVT family DNA-binding domain-containing protein, with product MASLAVTMKGQITLRRDLLTHLGVKPGERIEFDKLPGGELRVKAARPTGTIDDFIGRHAGKTKKPLTIEEMNEIAASGWAGEE
- a CDS encoding alpha-L-rhamnosidase; the protein is MNFQPAAISGNLVSRVWSGDMIAPLSDGGQGTAASFVSKTFEHDGAKLPVELFISALGLYRCFINGVRVGSDLLTPGWTNYDDRLAYQRYDISNLLKPGLNRIEIWLADGWYRSPLMWGAQAIPNCWGDRIGAIADLIGADGTVLSTDTTWRSGVLPILKSGIYFGEVYDARQENYVETHGTERLPFDRELLVAHETAAVREMRPLAAVENWTDDEGRKIYDFGQNAGGYIRYTVRGTAGAEVRVEHSEVLGPNRHFDNRNYRTAAAHTVYTLRGDGDETYAPHFTFHGFRYARVTIKGDAKILVIASIPISSVPEPAGGFTSGNALVNRLVENTIWSQRANFVEVPTDCPQRDERLGWTGDAQVFAATACWLSDSQSFLRKYLRDVMADQREDGAVSHFSPDPTRLHPANFPGYAGSTGWGDAIVVIPWVLYTHYGDRAVLSECLDSMVRWVDFVWSISDGPLVRPPSRWGDRGFTFGDWLQPVGDNRKPRPTIADDCAATLYHFISTDLLARIAATLGEHALEEKMKQRANEIRLTFSNEFITPAGRLAHNDQTSYALAFLHNLIPAEHRQAAQQHFRQVIIDADYKIGTGFIGTPALLPALTKLGMDDLAEKVFLQEDVPGWLYQVSKGATTIWERWDSMAPDGTIYEPDMNSYNHYAYGAVCQWLFESVAGISPNPSAPGFAEVIVDPAPIPSLSPVSAHHDISQGRIEAGWQCDGNKVTYVLTLPEGCIGRFRPGKRHQNPSLNGEPVVEEAILPSGTHRLVFSLPTS
- a CDS encoding carbohydrate ABC transporter permease; translated protein: MTETRPRSRKSPYPLWFFIPAAIIYGVLFLVPTVSSLWFSLTRWDLSTAEFIGLENFRQFFSEPFLVKGLVNTLIYAVTTCGLKTVCGLLLAVLLTSNIFARGFLRTLVFFPVLVSTIGIGITFTVMMHPTRGIINVTLETLGIPGPGWLTNPALALFSVALVDVWKGVGLATLIFIAGLAAIRPDYYEAARIDGATRLQQFFRITLPLVRPATVIVVTLSLIGGLRSFDLIWAMTRGGPGFSSDVIASVIYKQYQAGFYGLSTAGNVILFALIAVIILPFTLWFNRREVEE
- a CDS encoding ABC transporter ATP-binding protein, which translates into the protein MAELTLKQVRKSFGALEVIKGIDLEVASGEFVVFVGPSGCGKSTLLRIIAGLEETTSGALTIGGKDVTYAEPSERGIAMVFQSYALYPHMTVAENIGFGLSLARRPKAEIAAKVAATAETLQLTQLLERKPKALSGGQRQRVAIGRAIIRDPKVFLFDEPLSNLDASLRAQMRLEIADLHARLKSTMIYVTHDQVEAMTMADKIVVLKGGAVEQIGSPMELYRNPATPFVAGFIGSPKMNLYGGEIARRLNCTTYGIRPEHIRLSESAGQWQGRIRHLERLGADAILYLDVPELGEMVVRAEGETPFAPGMTVWANPVEGAEHRF
- a CDS encoding carbohydrate ABC transporter permease; amino-acid sequence: MRSVRPYVTGAIALAVAAVIFVMPFVFVALQAVKSKSEASRLDFELPEYWLFWDNLIAVFKARDYQLALAYFNSTLITVASVTILILLSAMVGYVMQRRKTVWNKVASIALFMGLMMPPAVVPTIGLLQEIGLFKTMTGMILIQVAYNLSFSTLLYRSFISTIPRDLDEAALIDGAKPRQIFFRVILPLLKPVTVTNIVVQSIAIFNDFTNPLYYLPGKENVTVQLTLYNFQSMYTSQYNLLFMNILLVTIPPLIVFIFFNRQIVAGMTAGAVKG
- a CDS encoding NAD(P)/FAD-dependent oxidoreductase, with translation MNKPLPELQPLPDAERRHVAVVGAGLVGLCSALWLQRMGHRITIVDPAPPLGDTSYRQACSYGNACTFAPHGVVPVATSGVIWRVPGMLLNPLGPLAIVWRYLPQLVPWLRAFLASSTKAEVERIAGTLAVLLSHADAAWQPLVTQAGAERLKRHDGCLYLYKSEAQFRAADAENGLRERHGVAMDRLDRADIQGMEPNLAPLYHKGVLFRDAYVFSSPRQLAFALAQAVISGGGEIVRGEVSAIEPCDNGICLRIADKQILTDHALVAAGAHSRKLTASTGDRVLLDTERGYHVLFPQAGHLLSRPVCYPEHGFYMVPMADGLRAAGTVELGGLAAPLNPKRTAMIRDGVKMLLPAAGQGSDEWLGFRPSMPDSLPVIGRSRHLPRVTYAFGHGHLGLTLSALTGYLVSQLVAGQTPAVDLTPLRPDRF
- a CDS encoding ABC transporter substrate-binding protein translates to MTHRIKLILAGASALLALVAAGPSHAETTLSFLIDNNPDTVAAAEALVAAYQTKAPDVTIEIEPRAGGGEGDNIIKTRLATGEMSDVFLYNSGSLLQALKPAQTLVDLSGLASQAKVDEGFKSVVRADGKLYGVPFGTAMAGGILYNRKIYQDLGLSVPKTWADFMANNAKVKASGKVAVAQTYRDTWTSQLFVLADYYNLHAAVPNFAADYTANKAKYAETPAAMKGFERLKDVHDAGLMNEDFGAASYDDGLRMVATGEAAHYPMLSFAIGALKQNYPENLADVGFFAQPSDDAATNGLTVWMPPALYIPLTSQHAEEAKKFVDFAGSAEGCKIMVETNTVQGPPLIDGCGLPADVPPAVKDMLPYFEAKDKTTPALEFVSPVKGPALEQITVEVGSGIRQPADAAKLYDDDVRKQAKQLGLPNW